From Cydia splendana chromosome 4, ilCydSple1.2, whole genome shotgun sequence, one genomic window encodes:
- the LOC134789902 gene encoding leucine--tRNA ligase, mitochondrial — MFLNTLKYKPLHKLKKHQVFFVLRSLHGSLGLWPQDLNSEIKLKIERHWSEEVQREQSVRSGKLHYVLAQFPYPSGNLHMGHVRVYSISDTIARYHKLNGDKVIHPIGWDAFGLPAENAAIERNVKPQHWTASNIESMKKQLLDLGFNFDWDREFSTCEPEYYKWTQYIFLKLFENGLAYQSKASVNWDPVDQTVLADEQVDEQGCSWRSGAKVEKKILTQWFIKTTKFAQKLYDGLSSEQLENWKDIINLQKHWIGECNGTVVKFNILVNDKLKSLDVWTSDPYKLIHGEFLSINKDNIIAQELSNKDGKLLKAINPITGAEIPIYISEDANYAEGRNVYLACPSLDENDEVLAERINYCVKSTRSAINIEKENQRAIDLAKSKDVGGYLVSSKLKDWLISRQRYWGTPIPIIHCPTCGPVPVPYDQLPLKLPELDYAETSSKSLTDLHDWVNCKCPQCSASSKRETDTMDTFVDSSWYYYRFLDPKNNKEPFNKEKLDGCTPVQIYIGGKEHAVLHLYYARFMSYFLHSLGWTVHEEPFKKLLVQGMVMGQSYKLKSSGKYIPSENVEQIGNKYIEKLTQQPVVVQWEKMSKSKYNGENPERLLSTYGCDTTRLLILADVPPATSRHWSEATFPGVLNWQHRLWITVRDFIKHRNDVTLYEQNNITKEEFEKIDLKLWDSRNYFTANTSYHFKYTHMLSVGISRLQALTNALRNKVPPEVIAKSKEYELALATLIIMLSPVAPHFCSELWAGFLSAPKRISQSSPLINWQENVLGQTWPKVDDHYKLSLLCKVDGVDRCELKIAAPVLDRLGQEEAMQMMLDQADVAFRVQRGIIKTKYELFPGSRAILNLYTNRSAKKKEINTENKIAAG, encoded by the exons ATGTTTCTAAACACACTGAAATACAAACCGTTGCATAAACTTAAAAAACACCAAGTTTTTTTCGTGTTGAGATCACTCCACGGCAGCTTAGGACTATGG CCTCAAGACTTAAACTCggaaatcaaattaaaaattgaaagACACTGGTCTGAAGAAGTCCAAAGAGAGCAGTCGGTGCGCAGCGGAAAGTTACACTATGTGTTGGCTCAGTTCCCATACCCATCAGGCAACCTACACATGGGCCATGTTCGTGTTTACTCCATCTCTGACACTATTGCAAGATATCACAAACTTAATGGAGATAAAGTCATACATCCTATTGGTTGGGACGCCTTTGGACTACCTGCAGAAAATGCTGCCATTGAAAGAAATGTAAAACCTCAGCATTGGACTGCCTCAAATATTGAGTCTATGAAAAAACAGCTCCTtgatttaggatttaattttgACTGGGACAGagaattttcaacatgtgaacCAGAATATTACAAATGgacacaatatatatttttgaaattgttTGAAAATGGTTTAGCATACCAAAGCAAG GCCAGTGTCAACTGGGATCCCGTGGATCAAACAGTTTTAGCCGATGAGCAGGTGGATGAGCAAGGCTGCTCTTGGCGTTCCGGAGCCAAAGTGGAAAAGAAGATTCTCACACAATGGTTTATCAAAACCACTAAATTTGCACAGAAGCTTTATGATGGGCTTAGCAGTGAACAACTAGAAAACTGGAAAGATATAATCAATTTACAGAAACATTGGATTGGTGAATGCAATGGCACAGTGGttaagtttaatattttagtaaatgATAAGTTAAAGTCTCTTGATGTCTGGACATCTGATCCTTACAAATTAATTCATGGAGAATTTTTATCTATTAATAAGGATAATATTATAGCCCAAGAATTAAGTAACAAGGATGGTAAACTGTTGAAAGCTATAAATCCAATCACAGGAGCTGAAATTCCAATTTATATAAGTGAAGATGCTAACTATGCAGAAGGGAGGAATGTCTACTTAGCATGTCCTTCTTTAGATGAAAATGACGAAGTTCTAGCAGAAAGGATTAATTATTGTGTAAAATCCACCCGTTCGgcaataaatattgaaaaagagAACCAAAGAGCTATTGACTTAGCTAAATCTAAAGATGTAGGGGGTTATTTAGTGAGTTCAAAACTTAAAGACTGGCTCATATCCAGGCAAAGATACTGGGGGACTCCAATACCCATCATACACTGCCCTACTTGTGGCCCAGTTCCCGTGCCATATGATCAACTCCCATTGAAACTACCAGAACTTGATTATGCAGAAACTAGCAGCAAATCATTGACAGATCTACATGACTGGGTCAACTGCAAATGTCCACAATGTAGTGCAAGCAGTAAGCGAGAAACTGATACTATGGACACATTTGTTGACTCTTCATGGTACTATTATCGTTTCCTGGATcctaaaaataacaaagagccatttaataaagaaaaacttgaCGGGTGTACACCTGTTCAAATTTACATTGGTGGGAAAGAGCATGCAGTGCTGCATTTATACTATGCACGCTTCATGAGCTACTTTTTGCATTCTCTAGGCTGGACTGTACACGAGGAACCATTCAAAAAACTATTAGTCCAGGGTATGGTAATGGGACAATcttataaactaaaatcatCAGGGAAATATATACCTTCAGAAAATGTGGAACAGATaggaaataaatatatagaaaaacttacacaacaacCTGTAGTTGTGCAGTGGGAAAAGATGAGCAAATCTAAATACAATGGAGAGAATCCTGAGAGACTGTTGAGTACATACGGCTGTGATACAACGCGCCTACTAATATTAGCAGATGTCCCTCCAGCAACTAGCAGGCACTGGTCTGAAGCTA CCTTTCCTGGAGTCCTTAATTGGCAGCATAGATTATGGATAACAGTTCGAGATTTTATCAAACATAGGAATGATGTCACATTATATGAGCAAAATAATATTACCAAGGAAGAGTTTGAGAAAATTGACTTAAAATTATGGGATTCTAGAAACTACTTTACAGCTAACACTTCATACCATTTCAAGTACACTCACATGCTCAGTGTTGGCATATCGAGGCTGCAAGCCTTAACTAATGCATTAAGG AACAAAGTTCCTCCGGAAGTCATTGCTAAAAGTAAAGAATATGAATTAGCATTGGCAACTCTAATAATAATGCTGTCACCAGTGGCTCCACATTTCTGCTCTGAACTTTGGGCAGGATTTCTTTCAGCACCAAAAAGGATATCTCAATCCTCCCCTTTGATTAACTGGCAGGAGAATGTATTGGGACAAACATGGCCTAAGGTTGACGACCACTATAAGCTGTCGCTTTTATGCAag GTCGATGGTGTTGATAGAtgtgagttaaaaatagcagcACCAGTACTTGATCGCCTTGGCCAAGAAGAAGCTATGCAAATGATGCTTGATCAAGCTGACGTGGCCTTTCGCGTCCAAAGAGGAATCATCAAAACTAAATACGAATTGTTCCCCGGAAGTCGTGCTATTTTAAATCTATACACAAATCGGAGTGCTAAGAAAAAAGAAATtaatacagaaaataaaattgccgCAGGCTGA